GGATTCTCGTTCAGGGATTGAAGGGAGACCCTACCTATTTGGTGGTGGATAACGACCAAACTCTGAAAAACTACGGATTGAACGCGGTTTGTACCCACTTGGGTTGCGTTGTCCCTTGGGAAGCCGCTCAGGACAAGTTTATTTGCCCTTGCCACGGTTCTCAGTACGACCGAGAAGGAAAAGTCATTCGCGGTCCCGCACCTTTATCCTTAGCTTTGGTTGATGTAGATGTCAATCAAGACGATAAAGTGGTTTTGCGGGATTGGGAAGATACGGACTTTCGTACTGGCAAAGAACCCTGGTGGACTGCCTAAAGAAGGCAAGCCAAGCGTTCGATCGCGCTTTCAGGGAAACGTTCCCAAGGCGATCGACGCTCTTGGTGGCTTTCTGATGATTGTTTTTCCGATCGACCCAATGGTTGCGGTCTGTGCCTCGGTCTAACCATCCCTGTGGGAAAAGGGTGCCGAGGTAGCGTTCATTTGTGCGCGCCACTGTCCCGTTCTCCTGTCGAATTCGCTGTTTCAACCGACAATACTGATGAAAAACGTTTCCATGTCTGGGAATCTATCCGGCAAGGCGATCGCCAAACGCTTTCTGCTCGCGATCGCAGTGGTTGCTTCTTTGTTCGTAGCGGATGTAGCTACCAGTCAACCCGCCTCCGCTTATCCCTTTTGGGCCCAACAAGACTACGACGTACCGAGAGAACCCACCGGACGCATTGTCTGTGCCAACTGCCACCTGGCCGAAGCACCGGCCAAAGTAGAAGTTCCGCAATCGGTGACACCAGATACGGTGTTTGAAGCCGTTGTGGAAATTCCTTACGAAGAAGGAACCCAACAAATTCTCGGTGATGGCAGCAAAGGTCCCTTGAATGTGGGTGCTGTTTTGATGCTGCCAGAAGGGTTCCAGATTGCTCCTAGCGATCGCCTCTCCGAAGAATTGGAAGAAAAAGTGGAAGGCATCTACTTCCAACCCTACAGCGAAGACCAACAAAATATTGTCTTGGTGGGTCCCATTCCTGGAGAAGACTATCGCGAAATCACTTTCCCGGTCCTAGCTCCAGACCCCAACACCGAAAGAGACATTTATTTTGGTAAATATGCCGTTCACTTAGGTGCCAATCGCGGCCGCGGTCAACTTTACCCCGGCGGTGCCAAAAGCAATAATAATGTATTCAAATCTTCTGCTGCCGGCACAATTACCGCTATCAACGAGCCGGAATACGGCGGCTACGAAGTAACCATTGAAACCGCCGACGGCGACACCGTGGTCGATACCATTCCTGCGGGACCGGAGTTGATCGTTTCCGAAGGCCAGCAAGTGGAGTCTGAAGAAGCGTTAACCGAAAATCCCAACGTGGGTGGTTTTGGTCAAATGGACACGGAAATCGTCCTGCAAAGTCCAGCTCGTATCAAAGGCATGCTGGCCTTTTTCGCCATCGTGGTGGTGGCCCAAATCCTGCTGATTCTGAAGAAAAAACAGGTAGAAAAAGTGCAAATGGCAGAAATGAACTTCTAAATTTTTGCTAGAAATACTACCATTTTTATACCTAGGTTAAGGAGGTTTTGATTTTGAACCTCCTTTTTTTTAACCAATTATTGATGTTGGCAAATAACGCATATAACCATGCAAGAAAATACCATTGACGCTGGCGGACATACTTGGTTCTATCGGGAAATCGATCCGAGTCCCAACAACCAAAGACCGCCGGTTTTGTTATTACACGGACTGCTTTCGCAAAGCTACACCTGGACAGAGGTTTTGCCAGAGCTAGAACAGCAACGATTTCGCGCGATCGCACCGGATTGGTTGGGATGCGGCAACTCAGATAAACCCCCCCGCTACGAATTCGCCTATACCCCCGACGCCTACGTGGATGCTTTGTCGGCTTTTGTGGATGCGTTGGAACTGGAAACCGTTTCCTTGGTAGTACAGGGATTTTTGGCTTCCGTGGGACTGCAATATGCCTTGCGACATCCAGAGCGCATCGACTCGCTGACCGTTTTGAATACCCCAGTCGCCACCACCAGCAAACTACCTTGGAAAATCCAACAATTGGGAGTTCCCCTGGTGGGAGAAATGCTGACGCAAGACCCATTGGTGGTGGACCGGGTTTTGGAAAAAGGCAGCGGCTACGTTCTCCCCGATGGCGATTTGGACGTTTACCGGCGTCCTTTTCTGAAAGGTTCCGATGCCGGACGTTCCTTGTTTGCTATTGTTCGCAACCTACAGCTCAAAAAAGCACTCGCAGAAATTGCCGCCGGATTTTTCCATTGGGAAAAACCAACTTTGATTGCTTGGGGGACCAACGACCCCTGGTTGCCGGTGAGCCACGCAGAAGCACTGAAAAACAATATGAGTTCGGCCTTTTTGGTAAAATTGGATGCGGCCGGTCACTATCCCCAAGAACATTGGTCCGGGAAAGTTAATCAAGCGTTGCTGCCTTTTTTGGTACGAAAAGAGATTTAAAACTTGGCCAGCGATCGCCCTTTGGACACGAATTTTGAGGATGACCATGCGATCGCTTGCCACCTGCCTAACCAAAAGCCGTAGCAATGCTGGTTTGCCAGGCCAGTTTCTTTACCAATAACTGCGATTCGCTGTTCAGGGCAATGATGAACATTAACTCTCGTTCTCGTTCTTTCCTATCGAGCCTTCTAGCTTTGCTAGCTGTATTTCTGGTTAGCTGTGGCGGTCCTGCCGATACAGCCGAACCTCCCACGTACAGCCAAGCAGAAATCGAAGATTTGCAGGTTTTGGCCGCAGAAGTCAGCGATTTCCGCGATCGCATGGAAAGCCGCCTGCAACCCGCTATTGAAAAACGACAGTGGTCGGAAGTGGATTCTTTCTTACACGGTCCTTTAGGCGCCCTGCGTCCGCAAATGAGCTATATTACCCGTCAGTTGCTCCCCTCAGACCAAGAAAAAGCCAAACCCATCACCAAAGACCTATTTCGACATTTAGAAGCGATCGACGTAGCTGACGAAACTGGCAACTACCGCCAGGCCAAAGAAAACTATACAGCAGCTCTAGAAGATGTCAACGCATTTCTCCAGCTCATTCCCAAAACAGAAGCAACCGAAGCTTCCCAGCCAGAATCTGAAACTGCCGATGCAGCTTCGTAAGGTCTAAAATTTTGGTTGCCTGCTGTTGGTAGACATGATGCGGCAGTAGGCAACCCTTTCATTTTTTCTTTTTCCCCTCGTTGGATATTTGGTAGCAATTGCTGGTATGTCTCGGGTAGCCATTGTCGGTTGTGGCGTTGTGGGTGCCGCGATCGCTTACGAACTTAGCAAAATTCCCCATCTTTCCGTTACCGTTATCGACCCCCAACCCGCTCAAGCATCTACAGGAGCGGCATTGGGCATTTTGATGGGCGTCATTAGCCACAAAATCAAAGGTAAAGCTTGGCAGCGTCGCTGGGTCAGTTTGCAACGCTACGAAACCCTGATTCCAGAACTCGAATCCCAAACCGGACAGCAGATTCCCTACAACCGCCAAGGATTGCTGAAAATTTATTTTACTCCAGAAGAACAAGAAAGTTGGGAAAACCTCGTCACCGTTCGCCAATCCCAAAATATTCCTTTGGAACTGCTTTCTGCTAGGGATATAGAAAGCCGCTACCCACAACTCAATACCAACGCGATCGCTGGTGCCGTTTTTTCCCCACGCGATCGGCAAATTCATCCTAGCCGCCTCACCCAAACCTTAATGGAAGCCGCCAAACAAAATGGCGTTACCTTTCACATCGGCGTCGCAGCAACAGACTTTGACTGTACCACCGACCAACAAAACCGGAAAACCTGCACCAAAATTTGCACTTCTGGTGGCAGCATCGAGGAAATTTCCACAGACTGGCTGGTGGTTGCTGCCGGATTGGGGTCTACCCCTTTAACCCGCCATCTAGCCGCTACCACCGAAATTCACCCCGTTCTCGGACAAGCCATTCACCTACGATTATCTAACGCCGATAGTTTAAGCCACGGCCAGCCAGAACCGGTCATTACCGGCGATGACATGCATATTGTCCCTTTAGGTTCTGGAGAATACTGGGTAGGAGCCACCGTAGAATTTCCCGACGAAGCAGGAACTCCCCCAGAGGAAGACACGCAAAAGCTACAATTGGTCACCCAACAAGCCTTTGACCTTTGTCCGGAACTAGCCAACGCCACCATTACCAACACCTGGTCCGGATTGCGACCCCGTCCGCAAGGTCGTCCAGCGCCCATCATTGAAAAACTCGCGGGATACAATAACGTTATCCTCGCCACCGGCCACTACCGCAACGGCGTCCTACTTGCCCCAGCAACAGCGTTGGAAGTACGGGGATTGTTGGTGGGGGAATAAGGAATAAGGTTCGACTACTCCCCGCGCTAAAGCGACGGGGATTCCCCGGAAGGATTTGGCGAACTTCCGCAAGACGGACTCTTAGACGAAGTCAAAGACGCCTCTCTGGGTTACCTGAAGGTTTCCCTTTGCTTTTTGTCGCCGTTCGCAGCTTCCATCACCCTGCCATTGCTGCAACTCGGTGCCGCCATGCGTATCGCGCTTTCGGTTGCCGGGGTCTCTCCGTGCTAGGGCGAATCGTCACGTATATGGATCGACTCTACTAAGTCACCTCAATTAGATCGCTGCGGCTAAAGCCGCCGAGTCGCTTTTGGTCCCCGTGCTAAAGCAACAGGGCTACCAAGCTCCCGATCTTTTTACGTGTGGGAGCGGCGGAGCGTGGGAGATATAATTGGTTGTTTTCTCCAATGCTCCGATGCCCCCATGCCCGGACACTGCGACTTGCAAACAACTATCCACCACTACCGGCCGTACCTTTGCCAAAAAACTTCGGTGGTTCTTTGAGAGTGTAGACCGTAGTTTCCGCTGCGATCGCTTGGCGAATGTGTAGGGGAATCTGCAACATTCCCAACAACGTTACCCCATCCAACATGCGAAACCCACCTTTGGTTTGTTGTTGGAGTAGTTGGTCAGTAGCTTCCGGATGGGGACGGTCGGGAATATCAAGAGCCGACCCAACAATAAATCCCCAAGGAGCTGCATAGGTAGGAACGTGGCTGCTGTAGTTGCGGACGTTTTCAAAAACGGCTTTTACTGTATTGGTCAAGCGACAGTGTAGCTTTAATTCTCCCGGAGAAACCGGACCCGCCTGCACCACAAAATAACCTTGCGGATGCAACGCTCGCCGTACCTTTTCAAAATATTCCTTGGTAAACAGTTGGAACGATGGTCCTTCTTCAATGGGGTCGGATAGATCGGAAATAATAATATCCCACTGTTGTTCGGTATTGTCCAAATAGTGCAAAGCGTCGCCAATGACCAACTCACAACGGGGGTCGTCGAACGCACCTTGGTGCATTTCGCTTAAATGCTGGCGACAAGCTTCCACTACTTCACCGTCAATATCTACCATGACAACTCTTTCTACGGTATTCCACCGCAGAACTTCCCGAACGGTGGCTCCTTCTCCCCCTCCTAAAACCAAAACGTTGCGGGGAGAACCGTGAAAAATGGCGGCTGGATGGACTAGAGGTTCGTGGTAAAGGTACTCGTCTCCGGTACAAGATTGCCATTTCCCATCCAATACCAAGGCTTTGCCGTATACGCCGGTTTCCACCACATACATATCTTGATATTGGGTTTTTTTGTAAGCCAAAACCCGAGAAATCCCGTGGGTGTATATGTCCCACGGGGTAATGTATTCGTTAATCCACAGATCGGCTGCTACTTCGCTACCTGCCATCCAACGCCCTCCTCATCACATCAATCCTCGATACGTTTGGAAGCCCTGTCGCTTGAGCGCAGGGAGGAAAAACGAACGGCGACTAAAGTCGCCTTCCCCACCAAGGGGGAGAACGAAAAGAGGTACAGTTTACGTTCTTTCCGGTTCTAGCCGGCATCGCCTACCCTGTACGGCGTAAGGTTCGCCTCAGCAATGTTATCGGTCGGTACGATCCAACGCAGCACTGTTTCCTTCTGGTTTAACTGTTTAACTGCTCGGTTCTAGAGCATGGGACTGGCGTCGCATCCCAAGGTAGGAACTTGAACACTTGCCGATAACGTAACCCCCAAAGGGCTGAGGCTGGTCAGCTACCTAAAGATCGCCTAAAGATCGGAGGCACGAACCCCCGTCTCGCTACTGCGGGGTGCTGAGGGATACGATGCGTAGGCACAACCTCACTAGCATATCATATCTGGGCTGGAGGGGAAAGATGGGGCGCGGAACAAGTGAAGCGTTTGGTGAAAAGAGTTGTCTACTAGTTGGTGTGATGGTGCGATGGCAATCAACAAACCTATCTGCCGTACTGCCAAAGAGCCTAAAAAAAGAAAAAACGCCCAGAGACTGGGCGCTGCCATCAGGGTGCATCTACTAATAGGTACTATAGCAATGAGGGGTCAGACCCTGCAAGTAGTTTTACAAAATTTTATATTTTGGATTGGTTGGGTTGGCCTGTCATATGCAGGTAAGTATGGGGAAAATGGGGAAAGTAGTTTTTAGAAAATCCCTATGAAATACAACCAACTTGGGTCTAGCAATCTCCAGGTATCGGAAATTTGCCTGGGAACGATGACCTTTGGCGAACAAAACACCGTAGAGGACGCTCACCAGCAGTTGGATTTGGCTGTGGATGCGGGAATTAATTTTATTGATGCGGCGGAAATGTACCCGGTTCCCGCCAAAGCTGAAACTCAAGGACGAACGGAAACCTATATTGGGAAATGGTTGTCGCGACAGCAACGCGCAAGCTTGATTGTCGCCACCAAAGTTTCCGGACCCACCGCCAGGTTGCCTTGGATTCGCGGTAAAGACAGAAGGCTCGATCGCCGCAATATCGAACAGGCAGTCAATGACAGCTTGCAGCGGTTGCAAACGGATTACATCGATCTGTACCAAATTCACTGGCCGGACCGATACGTGCCTAAATTTGGTCGGGTGGAATTCGACCCCAGACAAGATTGGGAAAGCGTCCCCATTGCCGAACAGTTAGAAGTGTTGGCCGATTTGGTGAAGGCTGGCAAAATCCGCTACATTGGTTTGAGCAACGAAACCCCTTGGGGAATCTGTCAGTTTTCCCACCTCGCCGACCGTTTGAATTTACCGAAAATTGTTTCCATCCAAAATGCCTACAGTTTGGTCAATCGGGTTTTTGATGGTGCTTTGGCCGAAGCTAGCTACCACGAAAACGTACCGCTGCTGGCTTACAGTCCTTTGGCCTTCGGTCATTTAACGGGAAAATATTTGCAGCAAACCCCTGCTAACTCTCGTATTGGCAAGTTTCCCGAGTTTGGCGGTCGCTACCAAAATCCCAATCTGCAAAAAGCGGTGGCGGAATATGTAGAGCTGGCCAAAAAATATAATGTTTCGCCGGCGGTTCTGGCTCTGGCTTTCGTGCGATCGCGCTGGTTCGTTGCCAGTACCATTATTGGTGCGACCACGTTAGAACAGTTGCGGGAGAATTTATCGAGCCTGGATGTGGAGATAACTCCTGAAATGCTGGAGGATATTAACGACGTGCACAACCGCCTTCCCAATCCCGCTCCTTAAATTGGCATCTAGCGATCGCTGCCAAACAAAAAAACGCCCAGAAAGTACTGGGCGCTGCCATCAGGGTGCATCTATATTCTAAGTTACCCTAATGTGGGGTTAAACCCATCACAAGTTTGACAAAACTTCATATTCCCCGAAACTTAGCTTTCAGCGTGGAAAACTAGGCGGCAGCGATCGCTGTGTTGCTCTCATAACGACAAAAAAGCTATGATGCATGGAATATCAAGCCTTGGATGGTCAGCTTCAGTGTTCAACCGAATCTCTAGGGGCGGTTAGCACGACAGCCGGATTGTAGCAAGCCTTTTTAATATATCGTTACAATAGAAACGAAAAGAAGAGGAAAGCCATAAAAAAGTGCTTTATTTTAGTGCTTGAATGCAATTTACTGGCTTGTGCCTCTTGCCATTTATTAAAGATAAAGGAGGCCAAGAGTTTATGAACGGAAATATTCGCGTTGGTAGTTTATTTGGAATTCCTTTTTATATCAACTCTTCTTGGTTTTTAGTTTTAGCACTGGTTACCTTTAGCTACGGCAGTGGCTTAGCACAGCAATTTAGCAATCTACCCGGGTATATTCCTTGGTTGTCTGGATTTGTAGCCGCTTTGCTGCTGTTTGCTTCCGTTTTGGCCCACGAATTGGGACACAGTTTGGTAGCCATCAAACAAGGGGTTGGTGTTAACTCTATTACCCTGTTCCTGTTCGGCGGACTGGCTAGCTTGGAAAAAGAATCCAAAACCCCAGCCGAGGCTTTTTGGGTCGCGATCGCAGGTCCGGCCGTTAGCTTTTTGCTGTTTGGCCTATTTTTAGGATTGAGCACTGTCTTACCGCTTGGTGGACCTTTAGGTGCAGTCATTCAGCTGCTAGCCTATATTAATCTCGTCCTAGCAGTCTTCAACCTCATTCCCGGTCTGCCTCTCGACGGCGGCAACATTCTCAAATCCTTGGTTTGGAAAATTACCGGCAATGCTTACAAAGGTGTTATTTTTGCCGGTCGCGTCGGTCAAATTTTTGGTTGGGTTGCCATTCTCCTAGCTAGCTTGCAACTGTTCCTATACGGCAACATTAACGCCCTGTGGGCCATTTTGATCGGCTTCTTCTTGCTGCAAAATGCCGGTTCTGCTGCACAATCCGCCAGCGTCCAAAACAAACTATCTCGCCTGAAAGCTGCCGATGCCGTGACGCCGGATAGTCCCATTGTTGCGGAAAATCTTTCTCTACGAGAGTTTGCCAATAATTATGTCATTGGCCAGAAAAAATGGCAGAAATTTATTGTCACCAACGAAATGGGTCATTTCATCGGTGTTTTGTCGGTCGATGATATGAAGCTGGTTTCTACGCAAGAATGGCCCCATACATCGGTACGAGAAATCACCAAACTAGAGGATGCGAAAAATACCATTCAAGGTGAACGCACTTTGTTGGAAGCAGTGATGATGCTGGAGGAAAAACAGCTTTCCCAGCTTACGGTTCTTGACGAACACAATCGCGTTCTGGGATTGCTAGAAAAATCCTACGTCCCGCAGTTTCTAGAAAAACGCCAGCAATCGCAACCGCAACCTGCTGACAAAGTAGAAGAAACACCGGCTTAATCTAACACGTTGACTACTGATACTTCCAAACTGGACAAAACTATGCATTAACTATAAAAGTTAAGCAGTCATAGCGTACGTTTGTAAGTACGGTGGGATCCCACAACGCCTTGAGGAAATTCCTCAAGGCTCTTTTGGTAACTTTTGATGGGTCAGAATCGAGCCAGACTTGGCACACTGACACTCATCTACGAAAAATTACAACTAAGTCAAATTATACCAATAATACCAAATCCGACATGGAAAAACCACAATTTTTTGTCGGGATATCCCCTGCTGTGGGTCTTTTTTGTAGGGGGTA
This Geitlerinema sp. PCC 9228 DNA region includes the following protein-coding sequences:
- a CDS encoding cytochrome b6-f complex iron-sulfur subunit; amino-acid sequence: MTQVSGNPDVPGMGRRQFMNFLAFGAVTGTALGALYPVVRYFVPPQAGGPGAGTTAKDELGNDVVASDFLANHQPDERILVQGLKGDPTYLVVDNDQTLKNYGLNAVCTHLGCVVPWEAAQDKFICPCHGSQYDREGKVIRGPAPLSLALVDVDVNQDDKVVLRDWEDTDFRTGKEPWWTA
- a CDS encoding fused MFS/spermidine synthase, producing MAGSEVAADLWINEYITPWDIYTHGISRVLAYKKTQYQDMYVVETGVYGKALVLDGKWQSCTGDEYLYHEPLVHPAAIFHGSPRNVLVLGGGEGATVREVLRWNTVERVVMVDIDGEVVEACRQHLSEMHQGAFDDPRCELVIGDALHYLDNTEQQWDIIISDLSDPIEEGPSFQLFTKEYFEKVRRALHPQGYFVVQAGPVSPGELKLHCRLTNTVKAVFENVRNYSSHVPTYAAPWGFIVGSALDIPDRPHPEATDQLLQQQTKGGFRMLDGVTLLGMLQIPLHIRQAIAAETTVYTLKEPPKFFGKGTAGSGG
- the petA gene encoding apocytochrome f; its protein translation is MKNVSMSGNLSGKAIAKRFLLAIAVVASLFVADVATSQPASAYPFWAQQDYDVPREPTGRIVCANCHLAEAPAKVEVPQSVTPDTVFEAVVEIPYEEGTQQILGDGSKGPLNVGAVLMLPEGFQIAPSDRLSEELEEKVEGIYFQPYSEDQQNIVLVGPIPGEDYREITFPVLAPDPNTERDIYFGKYAVHLGANRGRGQLYPGGAKSNNNVFKSSAAGTITAINEPEYGGYEVTIETADGDTVVDTIPAGPELIVSEGQQVESEEALTENPNVGGFGQMDTEIVLQSPARIKGMLAFFAIVVVAQILLILKKKQVEKVQMAEMNF
- a CDS encoding FAD-dependent oxidoreductase; its protein translation is MSRVAIVGCGVVGAAIAYELSKIPHLSVTVIDPQPAQASTGAALGILMGVISHKIKGKAWQRRWVSLQRYETLIPELESQTGQQIPYNRQGLLKIYFTPEEQESWENLVTVRQSQNIPLELLSARDIESRYPQLNTNAIAGAVFSPRDRQIHPSRLTQTLMEAAKQNGVTFHIGVAATDFDCTTDQQNRKTCTKICTSGGSIEEISTDWLVVAAGLGSTPLTRHLAATTEIHPVLGQAIHLRLSNADSLSHGQPEPVITGDDMHIVPLGSGEYWVGATVEFPDEAGTPPEEDTQKLQLVTQQAFDLCPELANATITNTWSGLRPRPQGRPAPIIEKLAGYNNVILATGHYRNGVLLAPATALEVRGLLVGE
- a CDS encoding NADP(H)-dependent aldo-keto reductase — its product is MKYNQLGSSNLQVSEICLGTMTFGEQNTVEDAHQQLDLAVDAGINFIDAAEMYPVPAKAETQGRTETYIGKWLSRQQRASLIVATKVSGPTARLPWIRGKDRRLDRRNIEQAVNDSLQRLQTDYIDLYQIHWPDRYVPKFGRVEFDPRQDWESVPIAEQLEVLADLVKAGKIRYIGLSNETPWGICQFSHLADRLNLPKIVSIQNAYSLVNRVFDGALAEASYHENVPLLAYSPLAFGHLTGKYLQQTPANSRIGKFPEFGGRYQNPNLQKAVAEYVELAKKYNVSPAVLALAFVRSRWFVASTIIGATTLEQLRENLSSLDVEITPEMLEDINDVHNRLPNPAP
- the psbQ gene encoding photosystem II protein PsbQ, whose translation is MLVCQASFFTNNCDSLFRAMMNINSRSRSFLSSLLALLAVFLVSCGGPADTAEPPTYSQAEIEDLQVLAAEVSDFRDRMESRLQPAIEKRQWSEVDSFLHGPLGALRPQMSYITRQLLPSDQEKAKPITKDLFRHLEAIDVADETGNYRQAKENYTAALEDVNAFLQLIPKTEATEASQPESETADAAS
- a CDS encoding site-2 protease family protein; protein product: MNGNIRVGSLFGIPFYINSSWFLVLALVTFSYGSGLAQQFSNLPGYIPWLSGFVAALLLFASVLAHELGHSLVAIKQGVGVNSITLFLFGGLASLEKESKTPAEAFWVAIAGPAVSFLLFGLFLGLSTVLPLGGPLGAVIQLLAYINLVLAVFNLIPGLPLDGGNILKSLVWKITGNAYKGVIFAGRVGQIFGWVAILLASLQLFLYGNINALWAILIGFFLLQNAGSAAQSASVQNKLSRLKAADAVTPDSPIVAENLSLREFANNYVIGQKKWQKFIVTNEMGHFIGVLSVDDMKLVSTQEWPHTSVREITKLEDAKNTIQGERTLLEAVMMLEEKQLSQLTVLDEHNRVLGLLEKSYVPQFLEKRQQSQPQPADKVEETPA
- a CDS encoding alpha/beta fold hydrolase; its protein translation is MQENTIDAGGHTWFYREIDPSPNNQRPPVLLLHGLLSQSYTWTEVLPELEQQRFRAIAPDWLGCGNSDKPPRYEFAYTPDAYVDALSAFVDALELETVSLVVQGFLASVGLQYALRHPERIDSLTVLNTPVATTSKLPWKIQQLGVPLVGEMLTQDPLVVDRVLEKGSGYVLPDGDLDVYRRPFLKGSDAGRSLFAIVRNLQLKKALAEIAAGFFHWEKPTLIAWGTNDPWLPVSHAEALKNNMSSAFLVKLDAAGHYPQEHWSGKVNQALLPFLVRKEI